A stretch of Oreochromis niloticus isolate F11D_XX unplaced genomic scaffold, O_niloticus_UMD_NMBU tig00001339_pilon, whole genome shotgun sequence DNA encodes these proteins:
- the LOC102077451 gene encoding alpha-2-macroglobulin: MDCLWILSCTLCVLLSWMNVDQAVAEPQYLVAIPAVIEAGAEAKFCATLRQPSGTLVMTVTLKSREKNTTLFTHTSNEEFQTCVQFKAPLVQKEVQIFQVEVRGDTFYSKQVRKVMIQAYDPFTFIQTDKPIYLPGQKVNFRVVTMDNKMRPANQLYDVIELQDPNSNRIGQWLNETSNSRILQLSYSLDTEAREGPYQIIVSMGERNISHNFKVEKYVLPKFDVTVNISEEVSIGQEDIEAEVCAKYTYGQPVPGRVTVNVCRPIDRYFFHDVLVHIVDDLALLQISAPCHTETKQVQLWLYFSLTFFP, translated from the exons ATGGACTGTCTCTGGATCCTGAGCTGCactctgtgtgtcctcctgaGCTGGATGAATGTGGATCAAGCGGTGGCTGAACC CCAGTACCTGGTGGCCATTCCTGCAGTTATTGAAGCTGGAGCTGAGGCCAAATTCTGTGCAACTCTCCGACAGCCCAGTGGGACTCTGGTCATGACTGTCACTTTGAAGTCCCGAGAGAAGAACACGACCTTATTCACACATACCTCAAATGAAGAATTTCAAACCTGTGTTCAGTTTAAG GCTCCTTTGGTACAAAAGGAGGTGCAAATTTTTCAGGTGGAGGTACGAGGAGACACATTTTACTCCAAACAAGTCAGAAAAGTGATGATCCAAGCGTATGATCCCTTCACATTCATTCAAACAGACAAACCCATCTACCTCCCTGGACAAAAAG TGAATTTCAGAGTCGTTACGATGGATAATAAAATGCGACCTGCCAATCAGCTG tatgatgtcattgaacttcag GATCCAAATAGTAACAGGATTGGACAGTGGCTAAATGAAACATCCAACAGCAGAATACTGCAGCTTTCTTACTCCTTGGACACTGAGGCCCGTGAGGGACCGTACCAGATCATTGTGTCAATGGGTGAGAGGAACATATCTCACAATTTTAAAGTGGAGAAGTATG TTTTACCCAAATTTGATGTGACAGTAAATATATCTGAAGAAGTGAGTATTGGGCAGGAAGACATTGAAGCTGAAGTGTGTGCAAA gtACACGTATGGACAGCCTGTACCAGGACGTGTTACAGTCAATGTGTGCAGACCTATTGATAGGTACTTTTTCCATGATGTTTTGGTGCACATCGTGGATGATTTGGCCCTATTGCAGATAAGTGCACCCTGCCACACAGAGACAAAGCAGGTACAGTTATGGCTTTATTTCTctctaaccttttttccctga
- the LOC112844756 gene encoding butyrophilin-like protein 8 translates to MKVHVYESGNNQPVKQDQGYRGRTEMDEDPLRTGDFSLTLKDLHLTDSGVYTCTVYNKDGHKLLQKSVILSVRVNKVEAVEVPEGEGSVLLPFFRLSQWSGHNNMKVHVYESGKHQLGKQDQGHRGRTEMDEDPLRTKDLSLTLKDLHPTDSGVYTCTVYNKDGHMLLQKSM, encoded by the exons AtgaaggtccacgtgtatgagagTGGAAATAATCAGCCTGTCAAACAGGACCAGGGTTACAGAGGTCgcacagagatggatgaagaTCCACTGAGAACTGGAGACTTCAGTCTGACTCTGAAAGACCTccacctcactgacagtggagtctacacctgcaccgtctacaacaaGGATGGACACAAGCTGCTACAGAAATCAGTGATACTCAGTGTCAGAG TCAACAAAGTAGAGGCAGTGGAGGTGCCAGAGGGGGAGGggtctgtcctgctgcccttCTTCAGGCTGTCACAGTGGAGTGGACACAACAACAtgaaggtccacgtgtatgagagTGGAAAACATCAGCTGGGTAAACAAGACCAGGGTCACAGAGGTCgcacagagatggatgaagaTCCCCTGAGAACtaaagacctcagtctgaccctgaaagacctccaccctactgacagtggagtctacacctgcaccgtctacaacaaGGATGGACACATGCTGCTACAGAAATCAATGTGA